A single genomic interval of Hevea brasiliensis isolate MT/VB/25A 57/8 chromosome 4, ASM3005281v1, whole genome shotgun sequence harbors:
- the LOC110634016 gene encoding glucan endo-1,3-beta-glucosidase 5-like, whose protein sequence is MGNSCMLWLLLLCMICGQGLVKEVKGLACNWGTQSTHPLQPNIVVQLLKDNGFNKVKLFEADPGALKALGNSGIQVMVGIPNDLLAPLASSVQAAINWVQQNVSDYVSKHGVDIRYVAVGNEPFLKTYKDTFLQTTFPALQNIQAALIKAGLAKQVKVTVPLNADVYQTDSGLPSGGNFRPDIHDLMMSIIKFLSDSYSPLTINIYPFLSLNADPNFPKEYAYFNGSAAPVVDGSITYTNVFEANFDTLISALEKNGFPSLSVIVGEVGWPTDGDPSANAENAQRFNQGLINRISQGQGTPKRKTPPDVYLFSLIDEDNKSTQPGNFERHWGVFNYDGSIKYQLDMGNGKSLVPAKGVRYLARQWCVMSPDASITDPNLANSISYACSYADCTSLGYGSSCGILDARNNASYAFNMYYQTMDQRKGSCSFNNLSVVTKLDPSQDTCRFEIMIDLRKHETASSLAGKIQTSTMGLILVLLLIIHGAF, encoded by the exons ATGGGTAATAGCTGCATGTTATGGTTGTTATTGCTGTGCATGATTTGTGGTCAAGGCCTGGTTAAGGAGGTAAAAGGGTTGGCATGCAACTGGGGAACGCAATCAACACACCCTTTACAGCCTAACATAGTGGTCCAGCTTTTGAAAGACAATGGTTTTAACAAGGTGAAGCTATTTGAAGCTGATCCTGGGGCACTAAAAGCTCTAGGCAATTCTGGTATCCAAGTTATGGTTGGCATACCAAATGATCTCCTGGCACCTCTTGCGAGTAGTGTCCAGGCTGCTATAAACTGGGTTCAGCAAAATGTGTCTGACTATGTATCCAAACATGGGGTGGATATAAG GTATGTAGCTGTGGGAAATGAGCCTTTCCTCAAGACCTACAAAGACACTTTTCTTCAGACAACATTTCCAGCACTACAAAATATTCAAGCAGCCTTGATCAAAGCTGGCTTGGCCAAACAAGTGAAGGTTACAGTACCACTAAATGCAGATGTCTACCAGACAGACAGTGGTCTACCTTCCGGTGGCAATTTTCGACCGGATATCCATGATCTCATGATGTCAATCATCAAGTTTCTCAGTGACAGTTACTCTCCCCTCACCATCAACATCTACCCATTCCTTAGCCTCAATGCAGACCCCAATTTCCCCAAAGAGTATGCCTACTTCAATGGCAGTGCTGCCCCAGTTGTTGACGGTTCCATAACTTATACCAATGTCTTTGAGGCAAACTTTGACACCCTCATTTCGGCTCTTGAAAAGAATGGTTTCCCATCATTGTCTGTCATCGTTGGTGAAGTTGGATGGCCAACAGATGGCGACCCCAGCGCAAATGCAGAGAATGCTCAGAGGTTCAACCAAGGCCTCATCAATCGAATATCTCAAGGGCAAGGTACCCCGAAACGCAAGACCCCACCTGATGTCTACCTGTTTTCACTCATTGATGAAGATAACAAGAGCACCCAACCTGGAAATTTTGAGAGGCACTGGGGTGTTTTCAACTATGATGGATCCATCAAGTACCAATTGGATATGGGAAATGGAAAGTCTCTAGTTCCAGCAAAAGGTGTAAGGTATTTGGCCAGGCAGTGGTGTGTAATGTCACCTGATGCCAGCATCACAGACCCCAATCTGGCTAACAGCATCAGCTACGCCTGCTCCTACGCCGATTGCACGAGTCTTGGCTATGGATCTTCCTGCGGCATCCTGGATGCTAGAAACAATGCTTCTTATGCTTTTAACATGTACTACCAAACTATGGATCAGAGGAAAGGTTCTTGTTCATTTAACAACTTATCAGTTGTTACAAAACTAGATCCCTCTCAAGATACTTGCAGATTCGAAATTATGATTGATCTGCGTAAGCACGAGACTGCTAGCTCATTGGCTGGAAAAATACAAACCTCAACCATGGGTCTTATTCTAGTCCTGCTATTGATTATTCATGGTGCTTTCTGA
- the LOC110634014 gene encoding 26S proteasome regulatory subunit 7 — translation MAPAAAPEDDDLIKDEKNPRPLDEDDIALLKTYGLGPYSNSIKKEEKEIKDLAKKINDLCGIKESDTGLAAPSQWDLVSDKQMMQEEQPLQVARCTKIINPNTEDAKYVINVKQIAKFVVGLGDKVSPTDIEEGMRVGVDRNKYQIQIPLPPKIDPSVTMMTVEEKPDVTYNDVGGCKEQIEKMREVVELPMLHPEKFVKLGIDPPKGVLCYGPPGTGKTLLARAVANRTDACFIRVIGSELVQKYVGEGARMVRELFQMARSKKACIVFFDEVDAIGGARFDDGVGGDNEVQRTMLEIVNQLDGFDARGNIKVLMATNRPDTLDPALLRPGRLDRKVEFGLPDLESRTQIFKIHTRTMNCERDIRFELLARLCPNSTGADIRSVCTEAGMYAIRARRKTVTEKDFLDAVNKVIKGYQKFSATPKYMVYN, via the exons ATGGCGCCGGCGGCTGCACCAGAAGACGACGACCTGATCAAGGACGAGAAGAATCCTCGTCCTCTCGACGAAGATGACATTGCCCTCCTCAAGACCTAT GGATTAGGTCCGTACTCAAACAGCATTAAGAAAGAGGAGAAGGAAATCAAGGATTTGGCTAAGAAGATCAATGACCTTTGTG GTATCAAGGAATCTGATACTGGGTTAGCTGCACCAAGCCAGTGGGATCTTGTTTCTGATAAACAAATGATGCAGGAGGAGCAGCCACTTCAA GTTGCAAGGTGCACTAAGATAATTAACCCAAATACTGAGGATGCCAAGTATGTTATAAATGTCAAACAAATTGCCAAG TTTGTGGTTGGGCTTGGTGACAAAGTCTCCCCTACAGATATTGAAGAAGGAATGCGAGTGGG GGTTGATCGCAACAAATATCAGATTCAGATTCCCTTGCCTCCAAAAATTGATCCAAGTGTTACAATGATGACCGTAGAAGAAAAACCTGATGTAACATATAATGATGTTGGTGGATGTAAGGAGCAGATAGAAAAGATGCGAGAA GTTGTTGAGCTTCCCATGCTTCATCCAGAGAAATTTGTGAAGCTTGGGATTGATCCTCCTAAAGGTGTTTTGTGTTATGGTCCTCCTGGAACTGGCAAAACGCTTTTGGCTAGAGCTGTCGCCAACAGAACTGATGCATGTTTCATCCGTGTTATTGGAAGTGAACTAGTTCAAAAATATGTTGGTGAGGGTGCCCGCATGGTTCGGGAGCTTTTCCAG ATGGCACGGTCAAAGAAGGCTTGTATAGTCTTTTTCGATGAAGTTGATGCGATAGGTGGTGCACGATTTGATGATGGTGTGGGTGGAGATAATGAGGTTCAACGTACCATGCTTGAAATTGTCAATCAGCTTGATGGTTTTGATGCTCGAGGAAACATTAAAGTCTTAATGGCAACAAACAG GCCTGATACACTGGACCCAGCATTGTTACGTCCAGGGAGACTGGATCGTAAGGTTGAGTTTGGGCTACCTGATTTGGAGAGCAGGACACAGATTTTTAAGATCCATACACGAACTATGAACTGTGAAAGAGATATCCGTTTTGAGCTTCTTGCACGCCTTTGCCCAAATTCAACCG GAGCTGACATTAGGAGTGTCTGCACTGAGGCTGGGATGTACGCTATTAGGGCACGCAGGAAGACAGTGACTGAGAAAGACTTCCTGGATGCAGTGAACAAGGTCATAAAGGGGTATCAGAAGTTCAGTGCAACACCAAAGTACATGGTCTACAATTGA